Proteins encoded within one genomic window of Candidatus Obscuribacterales bacterium:
- a CDS encoding 2Fe-2S iron-sulfur cluster-binding protein, with protein MVKLIKLEPIGQETSVETNGNLLSVLLNKELDVLKECGGRGMCATCHIYVKDGMGALSPISRREQRTLGVITSCKPNSRLACQARVLDNGVTVELPPGMYVNSLQDIEALIGRRADQDMLHPITGEVLVEAGKLITRSTMKQLETTTSFKVGEYLTQTKDA; from the coding sequence ATGGTTAAGCTCATTAAGCTGGAGCCGATTGGGCAAGAAACGTCTGTGGAAACCAACGGCAATTTGCTGTCGGTCTTGCTCAACAAAGAACTAGATGTGTTGAAAGAATGTGGCGGGCGTGGCATGTGTGCCACCTGCCACATCTACGTGAAAGATGGTATGGGAGCACTATCGCCCATCAGCCGCCGGGAGCAACGCACCCTAGGCGTCATTACCTCCTGCAAACCCAACTCTCGCCTTGCCTGCCAGGCGCGGGTCTTAGACAATGGCGTGACGGTAGAACTCCCCCCTGGGATGTATGTCAACTCGCTACAAGATATCGAGGCCTTGATTGGGCGGCGGGCAGACCAAGATATGCTGCACCCGATTACTGGGGAAGTGTTGGTGGAAGCGGGCAAGCTGATCACCCGCTCGACAATGAAACAACTGGAAACCACCACCAGCTTCAAGGTTGGCGAATATCTCACCCAGACGAAGGATGCATAA